One part of the Phacochoerus africanus isolate WHEZ1 chromosome 7, ROS_Pafr_v1, whole genome shotgun sequence genome encodes these proteins:
- the LOC125131224 gene encoding killer cell lectin-like receptor subfamily I member 1: MLKNKQNKDAVNKQELTYTELKMSKSQQKQKTPKKNQSNVISSEQVTYMEIKFTRTSHLQRRKQLFRKNRKVLDHQSTAWQVVTASLGILCVALMTTVGVLLANLFSSREDQNQKISPVPTLSSKDDKCSYDLCSTYWIGFGNSYYRLFNKSKTWAESHAACAELNSHLLKLDIKEELEIISVLEMKGWIGLKSNETNEFWLWEDGTAVNENLSEFLHMRDYGCAYKEGNYIYSENCSSGKSYVCEFST; the protein is encoded by the exons atgcttaagaataagcaaaacaaagatgCTGTAAACAAGCAAGAGTTAACCTACACAGAACTGAAAATGTCCAAATCTCAACAGAAGCAAAAAACACCCAAGAAAAACCAAAGCAATGTCATTTCAAGTGAACAAGTAACTtacatggaaataaaatttaccaGAACTTCTCACCTTCAGCGCAGAAAACAGCTGtttaggaaaaacagaaaag tGTTAGACCACCAATCTACAGCATGGCAGGTAGTAACTGCGAGTCTGGGGATCTTGTGTGTGGCCTTGATGACAACGGTGGGTGTCTTGCTTGCAAACC TATTTTCTAGCAGagaagaccaaaaccaaaaaatatcaCCTGTTCCCACCCTATCTTCCAAAGATGATA AATGTTCCTATGACCTTTGTTCAACCTACTGGATTGGATTTGGAAATAGTTATTACCGTCTTTTCAATAAGTCCAAAACCTGGGCAGAGAGCCATGCTGCCTGTGCAGAGCTGAATTCCCACCTTCTAAAGCTAGATATCAAGGAAGAGCTG GAAATTATATCAGTGCTTGAAATGAAAGGATGGATCGGTCTCAAAAGCAATGAAACAAATGAATTCTGGTTATGGGAAGATGGCACTGCAGTAAATGAAAACCT aTCAGAATTTCTGCACATGAGGGACTATGGTTGTGcatataaagaaggaaattatatttaCAGTGAAAATTGTTCATCTGGGAAAAGTTATGTCTGTGAGTTTAGTACGTAG